Proteins from a genomic interval of Crassostrea angulata isolate pt1a10 chromosome 7, ASM2561291v2, whole genome shotgun sequence:
- the LOC128155961 gene encoding LOW QUALITY PROTEIN: transient receptor potential cation channel subfamily V member 2-like (The sequence of the model RefSeq protein was modified relative to this genomic sequence to represent the inferred CDS: inserted 1 base in 1 codon; deleted 1 base in 1 codon), with product MERTKYVTKSTTQLINSVGKKRILLSLVKDIKNGDIESANIRLENLERKGNLEWLEHYRSQSETLLHLAVKKHDDEYYIRKLAELCPDLIFVKNQEDFFGQTALHISITKGNVVLTKILLDVVQQKKNNRMSELLQTLATGGRFVNTVMMGQLPLTVAALSGNTEIVDVLLEYGANLHDQNKEGDTVFHSLVKYAAIYPEKVMTIIQMLQYLNQKVESRYQIDTTIDYNSKEDEYRHIHSFVWFIKNEENMTPLQLAAKHGVFELFEVIINIRNVYCFIRENDGLFDVKEYDITEIDTVSNFRTSDQGIERVASKPENKSPQFEGVPKKRPHIYETPCAPCCFNPGSDSVLEMLFRYDYDRKDAYRIIELTPVKNIIKMKWDIYKWVFMLLMILHYLFMIFFTIYSVYNVELGIQSVSAGMYIVFRGTGEEDFTSYRSTMMAMFKLGIGINDISVLYSARIPWVAVTIFIVFTVFTYLLMLNALIAMMSQTCSLVLEERFPQWRIQQLSIVLLIEDIFRYCCFKYRLSCIGTPITSKGYDPMTRTKKXKRRFVLEIHSLQMEYATQEDKTCIKDKSAEMQTLCLQPSAKEWHITFGN from the exons AAAAGGAAATCTTGAATGGTTGGAACATTATAGAAGTCAAAGTGAGACTCTACTCCATTTAGCAGTCAAGAAGCATGATGATGAATACTACATAAGAAAGCTCGCAGAACTATGTCctgatttaatttttgtaaaaaaccAAGAAGACTTTTTTGGACAGACAGCCCTTCACATATCCATTACCAAGGGAAACGTTGTATTGACTAAAATACTGTTGGATGTTGtccaacagaaaaaaaacaacagaatgTCTGAATTATTACAAACATTGGCGACAGGAGGTCGGTTTGTGAACACTGTGATGATGGGACAACTTCCTCTAACAGTAGCTGCACTGTCAGGCAATACTGAGATCGTTGACGTTCTCTTAGAATATGGAGCTAATTTGCATGATCAAAACAAAGAGGGTGATACCGTATTTCATTCTTTAGTTAAATATGCAGCAATATACCCAGAAAAAGTAATGACTATTATTCAAATGTTGCAATATCTTAACCAAAAAGTGGAAAGCAGATATCAAATTGACACAACGATAGATTACAACTCTAAAGAGGATGAATATCGACATATACATTCGTTTGTTTGGTTCATAAAAAATGAAGAGAACATGACCCCACTTCAACTTGCCGCGAAACACGGCGTTTTTGAGCTTTTTGAAGTGATAATTAACATAAGAAATGTTTACTGCTTTATCAGAGAAAACGATGGGTTGTTTGACGTTAAAGAGTACGACATAACAGAAATAGACACCGTTAGCAATTTTCGCACCTCTGATCAAGGAATCGAACGAGTTGCTTCCAAACCAGAAAACAAATCTCCACAATTTGAAGGAGTACCTAAAAAAAGGCCTCACATATATGAAACACCATGTGCCCCTTGCTGTTTCAATCCCGGTTCTGATTCTGTATTAGAAATGCTATTCAGATATGACTACGACAGAAAAGATGCCTATCGTATTATTGAGTTAACTCctgtaaaaaatatcataaaaatgaaatggGACATTTATAAGTGGGTTTTCATGTTGTTGATGATACTTCATTatctttttatgatattttttactatatatagCGTATACAACGTTGAATTAGGCATTCAAAGTG TCTCCGCTGGGATGTACATCGTTTTTCGAGGAACAGGCGAAGAAGACTTTACTTCATACAGAAGTACGATGATGGCAATGTTTAAGCTTGGAATTGGGATCAACGATATTAGCGTACTATATTCTGCCCGAATTCCGTGGGTAGCGGTTACAATCTTCATTGTCTTTACAGTTTTCACATATCTACTCATGCTTAATGCCTTGATTGCAATGATGTCACAGACATGTTCCCTTGTGCTAGAAGAACGGTTTCCTCAGTGGCGAATACAACAATTGTCTATTGTTCTCTTAATAGAGGATATATTCCGGTATTGCTGTTTTAAGTATAGATTGTCATGTATAGGGACACCAATAACTTCAAAAGGTTATGATCCAATGACAAGGACAAAGA AAAAAAGGCGATTCGTCTTAGAAATACATTCCTTGCAAATGGAATATGCGACACAAGAGGACAAAACATGTATTAAAGATAAATCTGCCGAAATGCAAACACTATGCCTACAACCCAGCG CAAAGGAATGGCATATCACGTTTGGGAATTAA